A window of the Fusarium poae strain DAOMC 252244 chromosome 3, whole genome shotgun sequence genome harbors these coding sequences:
- a CDS encoding hypothetical protein (BUSCO:51357at5125), with protein MSSATSFYDFKPLDKRGQEVPLADYKGKVVLIVNTASKCGFTPQYAGLEKLWTDLKGKYPDDFVILGFPCNQFGGQEPGTDDDIQEFCQLNYGVSFPIMQKTEVNGDGTNPLWAWLKDQQAGLLGLKRIKWNFEKFLVGRDGKVKGRWASTTKPESLEKPILEALAEKPAA; from the exons ATGTCCTCTGCTACTAGCTTTTACGATTTTAAGCCGCTTGACA AGCGCGGCCAAGAGGTTCCCCTTGCCGACTACAAGGGCAAGgtcgtcctcatcgtcaacactgcctccaagtgcgGCTTCACCCCTCAGTATGCTGGCCTTGAGAAGCTCTGGACCGACCTCAAGGGCAAGTACCCCGATGACTTTGTGATCCTCGGCTTCCCCTGCAACCAGTTCGGCGGCCAGGAGCCCGGCACCGACGATGACATTCAGGAGTTCTGTCAGCTCAACTACGGCGTGAGCTTCCCCATCATGCAAAAGACCGAGGTCAACGGTGATGGCACCAACCCCCTCTGGGCCTGGCTCAAGGACCAGCAAGCCGGTCTTCTCGGTCTCAAGCGCATCAAGTGGAACTTTGAGAAGTTTCTCGTCGGCCGTGATGGCAAGGTCAAGGGTCGATGGGCCAGCACTACCAAGCCTGAGAGCCTTGAGAAGCCTATTCTCGAGGCTCTTGCTGAGAAGCCTGCGGCTTAA